The Acidimicrobiales bacterium genome has a segment encoding these proteins:
- a CDS encoding low molecular weight protein-tyrosine-phosphatase codes for MATPTSIAFVCLGNICRSPTAKGVMQHLVDDARAGDRIQVDSFGTAGYHVGEPPDARAREEARRRGITLDHRGQQFAPADFDRFDLVLAMDRSNAEDLRRIAPDEAAVAKVALLREWDPAAAGDLEVPDPYYGVGDGFARVFDMVERSCQALLAELTAAADGR; via the coding sequence ATGGCCACCCCGACCAGCATCGCCTTCGTGTGTCTGGGCAACATCTGCCGGTCGCCGACCGCCAAGGGCGTCATGCAGCACCTCGTCGACGATGCCCGCGCCGGCGATCGGATCCAGGTCGACAGTTTCGGCACCGCCGGCTATCACGTGGGCGAGCCACCCGACGCCAGGGCGCGGGAGGAGGCGCGCCGCCGTGGCATCACCCTTGACCACCGCGGCCAGCAGTTCGCCCCCGCCGACTTCGACCGCTTCGATCTGGTCCTGGCCATGGACCGGTCCAACGCCGAGGACCTGCGTCGCATCGCCCCGGACGAGGCGGCCGTGGCCAAGGTGGCGTTGCTGCGCGAGTGGGACCCTGCCGCCGCCGGCGATCTCGAGGTTCCCGACCCCTACTACGGCGTCGGCGACGGCTTCGCTCGGGTGTTCGACATGGTCGAGCGGTCGTGTCAGGCGCTGCTGGCCGAACTGACCGCGGCCGCCGACGGCCGCTGA
- a CDS encoding fructosamine kinase family protein translates to MPIDPSIGSPTARPPDPVIAETGDGAWTRVRGGDISEAWRLDRDDGSRLFVKHLPGAPGGFFTAEAAGLAFLARPGAIAVPDVIAYGDEPGAGFIALEWIDPGRAEPGSDEALGRQLAELHLSHAEGFGGDGGPAFVGSVAVDGSPAESWAEFWADHRLRPLARQAVSDRRLAPGLARRVEAVADGIDALAGPPEPPARVHGDLWAGNVVFDVDGRPWLIDPAAHGGHRETDLAMMRLFGGFGDRCFAAYEEVAPLADGWQTRVPLHQLVALLVHVILFGGGYESSLSRALDSLGR, encoded by the coding sequence ATGCCGATCGATCCCTCCATCGGTTCCCCCACCGCCCGTCCCCCCGACCCGGTCATCGCCGAGACCGGTGACGGCGCCTGGACTCGCGTGCGTGGGGGTGACATCTCCGAGGCGTGGCGGTTGGATCGAGACGACGGCTCGCGCCTGTTCGTGAAGCACCTTCCGGGTGCGCCGGGCGGGTTCTTCACCGCCGAGGCCGCAGGGCTGGCGTTCCTCGCCCGCCCCGGGGCCATCGCCGTCCCCGACGTGATCGCCTACGGTGACGAACCCGGAGCCGGGTTCATCGCCTTGGAGTGGATCGACCCGGGACGGGCCGAACCGGGGTCCGACGAGGCGCTCGGTCGGCAGCTGGCCGAGCTGCACCTGAGCCATGCCGAGGGGTTCGGTGGCGACGGTGGTCCCGCGTTCGTGGGGTCGGTCGCGGTCGACGGATCACCAGCCGAGTCCTGGGCCGAGTTCTGGGCTGATCACCGGCTTCGCCCCCTGGCTCGCCAGGCGGTGTCGGATCGGCGCTTGGCGCCCGGCCTGGCCCGTCGGGTCGAGGCGGTCGCCGACGGTATCGACGCCCTGGCCGGCCCGCCCGAACCCCCGGCGCGGGTCCATGGCGACCTGTGGGCCGGCAACGTCGTGTTCGACGTCGACGGCCGCCCGTGGCTGATCGACCCCGCGGCCCATGGCGGCCACCGCGAGACCGACCTGGCCATGATGCGACTCTTCGGCGGGTTCGGCGATCGTTGCTTCGCCGCCTACGAGGAGGTCGCACCCCTCGCCGACGGGTGGCAGACGCGGGTCCCGCTCCACCAGCTGGTGGCGCTGCTGGTGCACGTCATCCTCTTCGGTGGTGGCTATGAGTCCAGCCTGTCCCGCGCCCTCGACTCCCTCGGGCGCTGA
- a CDS encoding DUF222 domain-containing protein, which produces MGQTTVVTEPIEAMVLSPNATRYAESSPDERLVAIEQLSAMMASTHAELLDVVAAASSCGDYELDGATGTTPWLVGRLGLAREHASECERVAAGLQVLPALRQAYAAGAMSWDQIRPATKFATAEDDTDLAAELPGRSARQIALMARQARPLSDDEANDAHTARSFRWRRDHRRGGWVYGGFLPFDQGEAINQALDSIAEGWGPDPTTGSWAPIATRRADALHDLATRKLGSASAPDRATVVIHAESAVVDQDRPGNGFIGDLALCHSGVMRSMCDARVEVALHGPDGATVGVARASQQVPWWQRRQVHGRDICCRGFGCERKIRQIHHIAHWSNGGPTNLDNLVGLCWEHHRLVHEGNWTIQGNPNGEITFVSPNGRRRLPSRPPPADAKVRTQLRRINNGHLRPNPGTARKGPRAPRRGPPAAPT; this is translated from the coding sequence ATGGGACAGACCACAGTGGTCACAGAGCCAATCGAGGCGATGGTGCTGTCGCCCAACGCTACGCGGTACGCCGAGTCCAGCCCCGATGAGCGGCTGGTGGCGATCGAACAACTGTCGGCGATGATGGCCTCGACCCATGCCGAGCTGTTGGATGTGGTCGCTGCCGCCAGCTCCTGTGGCGACTACGAACTCGACGGCGCCACCGGCACCACCCCGTGGCTGGTGGGTCGCCTGGGCCTGGCCCGCGAACACGCCAGCGAATGCGAACGTGTCGCCGCTGGGTTGCAGGTGCTGCCCGCTCTGCGCCAGGCCTACGCGGCCGGGGCGATGTCATGGGACCAGATACGGCCTGCCACCAAGTTCGCCACCGCCGAGGACGACACCGACCTCGCGGCTGAGCTGCCCGGGCGTTCTGCCCGCCAGATCGCGCTCATGGCCCGCCAGGCCCGACCCCTCTCTGACGATGAGGCGAACGACGCGCACACAGCCCGGTCGTTTCGGTGGCGACGCGACCACCGCCGCGGCGGATGGGTCTATGGCGGGTTCTTGCCCTTCGACCAGGGTGAGGCGATCAACCAGGCACTCGATTCGATCGCCGAGGGTTGGGGACCCGATCCCACCACGGGCTCCTGGGCACCGATCGCCACCCGGCGTGCTGACGCGCTCCATGACCTGGCCACCCGCAAACTCGGCTCCGCCTCTGCTCCCGATCGGGCCACGGTGGTCATCCACGCCGAGTCCGCGGTCGTCGACCAAGACCGGCCCGGCAACGGCTTCATCGGCGACCTCGCCCTCTGCCACTCAGGGGTCATGCGCTCCATGTGTGACGCCCGCGTCGAGGTCGCCCTGCACGGCCCCGACGGCGCCACCGTCGGCGTCGCCCGCGCCTCCCAGCAGGTCCCGTGGTGGCAACGCCGCCAGGTCCACGGGCGCGACATCTGCTGCCGCGGGTTCGGCTGCGAGCGCAAGATCCGCCAGATCCACCACATCGCGCACTGGTCCAACGGCGGACCCACCAACCTCGACAACCTGGTCGGCTTGTGCTGGGAACACCACCGCCTGGTCCACGAAGGCAACTGGACCATCCAAGGCAACCCCAACGGCGAGATCACCTTCGTCTCACCAAACGGCCGGCGCCGCCTCCCCAGCCGACCCCCACCCGCCGACGCCAAAGTCCGAACCCAACTACGCCGCATCAACAACGGACACCTCCGGCCGAACCCAGGAACCGCTAGGAAAGGCCCCCGAGCACCCCGTCGAGGTCCTCCGGCAGCCCCGACCTGA
- a CDS encoding cupin domain-containing protein — translation MTEVPHGHLTDPGDAPGAGERFDLLTEREGVTIEHILSARSDTPNSYLQDHDEWVVVLTGSATVDVGGTPYRLGAGDWVLLPRGIPHTVERTETATTWLAVHLPADDGSETLGI, via the coding sequence GTGACCGAGGTCCCGCACGGCCACCTGACCGACCCCGGGGATGCGCCCGGAGCGGGCGAGCGGTTCGATCTGCTGACAGAACGCGAAGGCGTGACGATCGAGCACATCCTCAGCGCCCGATCGGACACGCCGAACAGCTACCTGCAGGACCACGACGAGTGGGTGGTGGTGCTGACCGGATCGGCGACGGTCGACGTGGGTGGAACCCCCTACCGTCTCGGTGCCGGCGACTGGGTGTTGCTGCCACGGGGCATCCCCCACACCGTCGAACGCACCGAGACCGCCACCACCTGGCTCGCGGTCCACCTGCCCGCCGACGACGGGTCCGAGACACTGGGGATCTAG
- a CDS encoding aldehyde dehydrogenase family protein, translating into MRPRRSRVLGVGPRHRRSPARRRRVGRPRRPPTRSHHLTHPATKEPTMSPTDPTEAVQRLRATFDAGTTRPVAWRREQLVGLRQLLADEEQAVTDALREDLGRSPTLAQLTELGVANGGIDHTLKHLDKWMKPERVKVPVTQKPGRAEIAPEPLGVVCVISPWNYPLLLLLGPMTAALAAGNSVLAKPSELAPATSAMLADLIPRYVDTDAVAVVEGGPDVAEAVLAQRFDHIFFTGSAHIGRAVMTAAAAHLTPVTLELGGKSPAIVDRSAKLDVTARRIVLGKFINAGQTCIAPDYVLVDESVEDELVDQIAKVVDEFYGDDPQTSDDYGRIINDRHLRRLQGLLDGGGFDEIVVGGEVDAAARYVAPTVLRGVSPDAPVMAEEIFGPILPVLPVDSIDDAIRFVNQGPKPLALYMFGEDDELVDQVVYQTSSGGVCTNHTLMQFGVHDLPFGGVGESGFGAYHGKAGFDTFSHHKSVLRKSVRPDPSVLYPPYGRWKSRMLRSAL; encoded by the coding sequence CTGCGACCTCGACGATCCCGGGTTCTGGGCGTCGGGCCTCGACATCGTCGAAGCCCAGCTCGTCGCCGCCGAGTCGGCCGCCCACGACGCCCGCCGACTCGATCCCACCACCTGACACACCCCGCCACCAAGGAGCCGACGATGAGCCCCACCGATCCGACCGAGGCCGTGCAGCGGCTCCGCGCCACCTTCGACGCCGGGACCACCCGACCGGTCGCCTGGCGACGCGAGCAGCTCGTCGGACTGAGACAGCTCCTGGCCGACGAGGAACAGGCCGTCACCGACGCGCTCCGCGAGGACCTCGGTCGGTCGCCGACGCTGGCCCAGCTCACCGAGCTCGGGGTGGCCAACGGTGGGATCGACCACACGCTCAAACACCTCGACAAGTGGATGAAGCCCGAGCGGGTGAAGGTCCCGGTCACCCAGAAGCCCGGACGGGCCGAGATCGCCCCCGAGCCCCTCGGGGTCGTGTGCGTGATCTCTCCCTGGAACTACCCGTTGCTGCTGCTCCTCGGCCCGATGACCGCGGCGCTGGCTGCCGGCAACTCGGTGCTGGCCAAGCCGTCCGAGCTGGCCCCTGCCACCTCGGCCATGCTCGCCGACCTGATCCCACGGTACGTCGACACCGACGCGGTGGCCGTCGTCGAGGGTGGACCCGACGTCGCCGAAGCGGTGCTCGCCCAGCGGTTCGACCACATCTTCTTCACCGGTTCGGCCCACATCGGACGAGCGGTGATGACCGCTGCGGCCGCGCACCTCACGCCGGTCACCCTCGAGCTGGGTGGCAAGAGCCCCGCGATCGTCGACCGCTCGGCCAAGCTCGATGTCACCGCCCGCCGGATCGTGCTCGGCAAGTTCATCAACGCCGGCCAGACCTGCATCGCCCCCGACTACGTGCTGGTCGACGAGTCGGTCGAGGACGAGTTGGTCGACCAGATCGCGAAGGTGGTCGACGAGTTCTACGGCGACGACCCCCAGACCTCCGACGACTACGGCCGGATCATCAACGACCGCCACCTCCGACGGCTGCAAGGGCTGCTCGACGGCGGAGGGTTCGACGAGATCGTCGTCGGCGGCGAGGTCGATGCCGCCGCTCGCTACGTCGCGCCGACGGTGCTGCGGGGCGTGTCCCCCGACGCGCCGGTGATGGCCGAGGAGATCTTCGGGCCCATCCTGCCGGTGCTGCCGGTGGACTCGATCGACGATGCCATCAGGTTCGTGAACCAGGGGCCGAAGCCGCTGGCGCTCTACATGTTCGGTGAGGACGACGAGCTGGTCGACCAGGTCGTCTACCAGACCAGCTCCGGTGGGGTCTGCACCAACCACACGCTGATGCAGTTCGGCGTGCACGACCTGCCCTTCGGCGGCGTCGGCGAGAGCGGCTTCGGTGCGTACCACGGCAAGGCCGGGTTCGACACCTTCAGCCACCACAAGTCGGTGCTGCGCAAGTCGGTCCGCCCCGATCCCTCGGTGCTCTACCCGCCCTACGGACGGTGGAAATCCCGGATGCTCCGCTCGGCGCTGTGA
- a CDS encoding M3 family oligoendopeptidase has product MTAIDAARTTGDPDLFASDVAWDVEPLVEGGGADGVERLLGEADAIADHLETHRGRVATFDVVALRSFMADLADLRERLGRAGSYASLRFAVDTTDAEIGALMQRVQERSAALETRLLFFDLEWAALDDDHVERLLADPALSWCAHHLRSKRRYREHLLTEPEERILTEKAITGRRAWSRLFSELSSAIMVELPDLDSDPDSGDGTRTTKLEGALSLLADPDREVRRRAAHAVTEALEPGLRTRAFVFNTLLNDKAVDDRLRSYPTWLTSRNLANETSDESVQALVAAVKGRYDIAQRWYRLKAQIIGVDRLADYDRLASVADSHTQIGWTEARDLVLDSYRSFSPHLADIASRFFDEGWIDAPVRPGKRPGAFCSYTVASHHPYLMLNWTSRRRDVMTLAHELGHGLHAYLARDQGVFHQATPLTLAETASVFGETVAAGRLLDATTDAGERLALLAESIEGTIATVFRQTAMNQFEAAVHTARRTDGELAVERFGDLWAETQAEMLGDSVEITDGYRSWWSYVPHFIGTPGYVYAYAYGQLLALSVYARFQAEGDAFVPRYLDLLAAGGSMPPAELGRIVGCDLDDPGFWASGLDIVEAQLVAAESAAHDARRLDPTT; this is encoded by the coding sequence ATGACCGCCATCGACGCCGCTCGAACGACCGGGGATCCCGACCTGTTCGCGTCCGATGTCGCGTGGGACGTCGAGCCCCTCGTCGAAGGAGGCGGCGCCGACGGGGTCGAGCGCCTGCTCGGCGAAGCCGACGCCATCGCCGATCACCTCGAGACCCACCGGGGTCGGGTCGCCACCTTCGACGTCGTGGCGCTGCGCTCGTTCATGGCCGATCTGGCCGACCTGCGCGAACGGCTGGGTCGGGCCGGGTCCTACGCGTCGCTGCGCTTCGCGGTCGACACCACCGATGCCGAGATCGGGGCGCTGATGCAACGGGTGCAGGAACGGTCGGCGGCACTCGAGACGCGGCTGCTGTTCTTCGACCTGGAGTGGGCCGCGCTCGACGACGACCACGTCGAGCGCCTGCTGGCCGACCCGGCCCTGTCGTGGTGCGCCCACCACCTGCGGTCCAAGCGGCGCTACCGCGAGCACCTGCTGACCGAACCCGAGGAACGGATCCTCACCGAGAAGGCGATCACCGGCCGCCGCGCCTGGTCCCGCCTGTTCTCCGAGCTGTCGTCGGCGATCATGGTCGAGTTGCCCGACTTGGACTCAGACCCCGACTCCGGAGACGGCACGCGCACCACCAAGCTCGAAGGGGCGCTGTCGCTGCTCGCCGACCCCGACCGTGAGGTGCGACGCCGGGCCGCCCATGCGGTCACCGAGGCGCTCGAGCCCGGTCTGCGCACCCGCGCCTTCGTGTTCAACACCCTGCTCAACGACAAGGCCGTCGACGACCGTCTCCGCTCGTATCCCACATGGCTCACCAGCCGGAACCTGGCCAACGAGACCAGCGACGAGTCGGTCCAGGCACTCGTCGCCGCGGTGAAGGGTCGCTACGACATCGCGCAGCGGTGGTATCGCCTCAAGGCTCAGATCATCGGGGTCGACCGCCTCGCCGACTACGACCGCCTGGCCTCGGTCGCCGACTCGCACACACAGATCGGGTGGACCGAGGCACGCGACCTCGTCCTCGACTCCTACCGATCGTTCTCCCCCCACCTGGCCGACATCGCCAGTCGGTTCTTCGACGAGGGGTGGATCGATGCGCCGGTTCGGCCCGGCAAGCGTCCGGGCGCGTTCTGCTCCTACACCGTGGCGTCACACCACCCCTACCTCATGCTCAACTGGACGTCGCGGCGGCGCGACGTGATGACCCTCGCCCACGAGCTCGGGCACGGACTCCACGCCTATCTGGCCAGGGACCAGGGAGTGTTCCACCAGGCCACCCCGCTGACCCTGGCCGAGACGGCATCGGTCTTCGGCGAGACGGTGGCGGCCGGCCGGCTGCTCGACGCGACCACCGACGCAGGCGAGCGCCTGGCACTGCTGGCGGAGAGCATCGAGGGCACGATCGCCACGGTGTTTCGTCAGACGGCGATGAACCAGTTCGAGGCCGCGGTGCACACCGCGCGGCGCACCGACGGCGAGCTGGCGGTCGAGCGATTCGGCGATCTGTGGGCCGAGACCCAGGCCGAGATGCTGGGCGACTCGGTCGAGATCACCGACGGATATCGCAGCTGGTGGTCCTATGTCCCCCACTTCATCGGCACCCCCGGCTACGTGTACGCCTACGCCTACGGGCAGCTGCTGGCCCTGTCGGTGTACGCCCGGTTCCAGGCCGAGGGCGACGCCTTCGTCCCCCGCTATCTCGACCTGCTCGCGGCCGGCGGCTCGATGCCACCGGCCGAGCTCGGCCGCATCGTCGGCTGCGACCTCGACGATCCCGGGTTCTGGGCGTCGGGCCTCGACATCGTCGAAGCCCAGCTCGTCGCCGCCGAGTCGGCCGCCCACGACGCCCGCCGACTCGATCCCACCACCTGA
- the glgP gene encoding alpha-glucan family phosphorylase, with amino-acid sequence MTSDIALPDDPRARLGHQLEELATNFRWVWDVPTQRLFARIATDGWEAGHRAPVQLLDELDADQWSDLVADPTFVADAEHVHADLMAYVKSSRPYRAPQVAYFSPEYGIAESLPQYSGGLGVLAGDHLKATSDLDLPLVGVGLFYRQGFFRQELVAGSGQVERYHDLTGESIGLRLVPGAAATVHVGDERVAVQVWRADVGRVPLFLLDTHVDGNSERSKHITDRLYGGDQEHRVRQEMILGIGGVRVLRSMGMAPRVYHLNEGHAGFLALERIRAHMVSTGVDLNTAVEAIRKGLVFTTHTPVPAGIDRFPRELIETYLGGWCEALDVPIDELMGLGHFSPDASDLFNMAAFCLRVSDHANGVSRLHGGVSRAMFQPVWPDHHAREVPITSVTNGVHARTWTSPEVQSIFDRVVGVDWPEAAAEQWAAVSSLGDDEIRSARNIGRARLVDYVRERLEDRGQRDAAAALDPEALTIGFARRFATYKRATLLLSDRSRLERLLGDPERKVQFVFAGKAHPADEPGKALLRQVLDASLDPAFGGRFVFLDDYDIGVARALYHGSDVWLNNPVRPQEACGTSGEKAALNGALNFSVLDGWWDEMYDGGNGWAIPSFEEFADRSTRDAAEVEVLYDVLEREIVPLFFADGQPMSHRWLDRVRHTWASLGPQVGASRMVRDYQELLYRLASDR; translated from the coding sequence GTGACATCCGACATCGCCCTTCCTGACGACCCCCGCGCCCGCCTCGGTCACCAGCTCGAGGAGCTGGCCACCAACTTCCGGTGGGTGTGGGACGTGCCGACCCAACGGCTCTTCGCCCGGATCGCAACGGATGGGTGGGAGGCCGGGCATCGCGCCCCGGTCCAGCTGCTCGACGAGCTCGACGCCGACCAGTGGAGCGATCTGGTCGCCGACCCGACCTTCGTCGCCGACGCGGAGCACGTCCACGCCGACCTGATGGCCTATGTGAAGTCGAGCCGCCCCTACCGGGCCCCGCAGGTCGCGTACTTCTCGCCGGAGTACGGCATCGCCGAGAGCCTGCCGCAGTACTCGGGTGGTCTCGGTGTCCTCGCCGGCGATCACCTGAAGGCCACGAGCGATCTCGACCTCCCCCTCGTCGGCGTCGGGCTCTTCTACCGCCAGGGCTTCTTCCGCCAGGAGCTGGTCGCGGGATCGGGCCAGGTCGAGCGCTACCACGACCTGACCGGCGAGTCGATCGGGCTCCGGCTGGTCCCGGGAGCGGCGGCCACGGTCCACGTTGGTGACGAGCGCGTCGCGGTGCAGGTGTGGCGGGCCGACGTCGGTCGTGTCCCCCTGTTCCTGCTCGATACCCACGTCGACGGCAACTCCGAGCGGTCCAAGCACATCACCGACCGTCTCTACGGTGGCGATCAGGAGCACCGGGTCCGCCAAGAGATGATCCTCGGGATCGGCGGGGTGCGTGTCCTGCGGTCGATGGGCATGGCGCCGAGGGTGTACCACCTCAACGAGGGCCACGCCGGGTTCCTGGCCCTCGAACGCATCCGGGCCCACATGGTCTCCACCGGCGTCGACCTGAACACTGCCGTCGAAGCGATCCGCAAGGGCCTGGTGTTCACCACCCACACCCCCGTCCCTGCGGGGATCGACCGGTTCCCCCGCGAGCTCATCGAGACCTATCTGGGCGGGTGGTGCGAAGCGCTCGATGTCCCCATCGACGAGCTGATGGGGCTCGGCCACTTCTCGCCCGACGCTTCCGACCTGTTCAACATGGCCGCCTTCTGCCTCCGTGTCTCCGACCACGCGAACGGGGTGTCGAGGCTCCACGGAGGGGTCAGTCGGGCCATGTTCCAGCCGGTCTGGCCCGACCACCACGCGCGCGAGGTGCCGATCACCTCGGTCACCAACGGGGTGCACGCCCGCACCTGGACCTCGCCCGAGGTGCAGTCGATCTTCGACCGGGTCGTGGGGGTCGATTGGCCGGAGGCAGCCGCCGAGCAGTGGGCCGCGGTGTCCTCGCTCGGCGACGACGAGATCCGCTCGGCCCGCAACATCGGTCGGGCCCGCCTGGTCGACTACGTGCGAGAGCGACTCGAGGACAGGGGCCAGCGTGATGCCGCCGCCGCGCTCGACCCCGAGGCGCTCACCATCGGGTTCGCCCGACGGTTCGCCACCTACAAGCGGGCCACCCTGCTGCTGTCCGATCGCTCCCGGCTCGAACGCCTCCTCGGAGATCCCGAGCGCAAGGTGCAGTTCGTGTTCGCCGGCAAGGCTCACCCCGCCGACGAACCAGGCAAGGCGCTGCTGCGCCAGGTGCTCGACGCCTCGCTCGATCCCGCCTTCGGCGGCCGGTTCGTGTTCCTCGACGACTACGACATCGGGGTCGCCCGTGCGCTCTACCACGGCAGCGACGTGTGGTTGAACAACCCGGTCCGGCCCCAGGAGGCTTGCGGCACCTCCGGCGAGAAGGCGGCGCTGAACGGCGCGCTCAACTTCTCGGTGCTCGACGGGTGGTGGGACGAGATGTACGACGGCGGCAACGGGTGGGCGATCCCCAGCTTCGAGGAGTTCGCCGATCGCAGCACCCGCGATGCCGCCGAGGTCGAGGTGCTCTACGACGTGCTCGAGCGCGAGATCGTTCCCCTGTTCTTCGCCGACGGCCAACCGATGTCGCACCGCTGGCTCGACCGCGTCCGACACACCTGGGCGTCGCTCGGGCCACAGGTCGGCGCCTCTCGCATGGTGCGCGACTACCAGGAGCTGCTGTACCGCCTGGCCAGCGACCGCTGA
- the aroC gene encoding chorismate synthase: MSSTFGHIFRSTTFGESHGGGVGVVVDGCPPRLPITVEEIQADLDRRRPGQSRLVTQRQEADRVEILSGVFDGHTTGSPIALLVRNTDARSEAYEHLRDLYRPSHADYTTDAKYGIRNWQGGGRASARETIGRVASGAIARTLLRQVAGVEILGWVASVHDIDADVDTAAVTLDQVEATPTRCPDPAAAARIETAIDTARRAGDSLGGTVTCVARDVPPGLGDPVFDKLDATLGGAMLSLPAAKGVEIGSGFAGTRLTGLTHNDPFEPGPDGRPRTTTNRSGGIQGGISNGEEVVVRVAFKPTATISSAQKTVTRDNEATELEAKGRHDPCVLPRAVPLVEAMVALVLADHWLRQRSIDVLPPLDH; this comes from the coding sequence GTGAGCAGCACGTTCGGGCACATCTTCCGGTCCACCACCTTCGGCGAGTCGCACGGGGGCGGGGTGGGCGTCGTGGTCGACGGCTGCCCGCCGCGGCTGCCCATCACCGTCGAGGAGATCCAGGCCGACCTCGACCGCCGGCGCCCGGGACAGAGCCGCTTGGTCACCCAGCGTCAGGAGGCCGACCGGGTCGAGATCCTCTCGGGCGTCTTCGACGGGCACACCACCGGCAGCCCCATCGCGCTGCTGGTCCGCAACACCGACGCTCGATCCGAGGCCTACGAGCACCTCCGCGACCTCTACCGGCCCAGCCACGCCGACTACACCACCGACGCCAAGTACGGCATCCGCAACTGGCAGGGCGGGGGCAGGGCCTCGGCCCGTGAGACCATCGGCCGGGTCGCCTCGGGCGCCATCGCCCGCACGCTGTTGCGGCAGGTGGCGGGGGTGGAGATCCTGGGTTGGGTCGCGTCGGTGCACGACATCGATGCCGACGTCGACACGGCGGCGGTCACCCTCGACCAGGTCGAGGCGACCCCGACCCGCTGTCCCGATCCCGCGGCCGCGGCCCGCATCGAGACCGCCATCGACACCGCCCGCCGGGCAGGAGATTCCCTCGGTGGCACCGTCACCTGCGTGGCTCGCGACGTGCCCCCAGGGCTCGGCGACCCGGTGTTCGACAAGCTCGACGCCACCCTCGGTGGGGCCATGCTGTCGCTCCCCGCGGCCAAGGGAGTCGAGATCGGCAGCGGGTTCGCCGGCACCCGCCTCACCGGCCTCACCCACAACGATCCCTTCGAGCCGGGCCCCGACGGTCGGCCCCGCACCACCACGAACCGCTCCGGCGGCATCCAGGGCGGCATCTCCAACGGCGAGGAGGTCGTGGTGCGGGTGGCGTTCAAGCCCACCGCCACCATCTCCAGCGCCCAGAAGACCGTCACCCGCGACAACGAGGCCACCGAGCTCGAGGCCAAGGGTCGCCACGACCCCTGCGTGTTGCCGCGGGCGGTGCCGCTGGTCGAGGCGATGGTCGCCCTGGTGCTCGCCGACCACTGGCTGCGACAGCGGAGCATCGACGTGCTCCCGCCGCTCGACCACTGA
- a CDS encoding class I SAM-dependent methyltransferase gives MADEPAPKQLGIGTELQQYLVDHGTPPDELLQELIDTTRERFGRVAGMQIDPVQGAFREMLVRLTRPAFVVEVGTFTGYSSICLARGLPERARLLCCDVSDEFTSVAREFWRHDGIDDRIELRLGPAVETLAALPDDPPVGRRRRHRGDPGVQRRAGGRRPDRGRDAPPRRRPDHGPQALTRAVASPAAQVRLANFSTCLVSPASNKMSPSRMRVSGVA, from the coding sequence ATGGCTGACGAACCCGCTCCCAAGCAGCTCGGGATCGGCACCGAGCTCCAGCAGTACCTGGTCGACCACGGCACGCCGCCCGACGAGCTGTTGCAGGAGCTCATCGACACCACCAGGGAGCGGTTCGGTCGCGTCGCCGGCATGCAGATCGATCCGGTGCAGGGCGCGTTCAGGGAGATGCTCGTCCGGCTGACCCGCCCCGCCTTCGTGGTCGAGGTCGGCACCTTCACCGGCTACTCCTCCATCTGCCTCGCCCGTGGCCTGCCCGAGCGCGCCCGGCTCCTGTGCTGCGACGTCAGCGACGAGTTCACCTCGGTGGCCCGCGAGTTCTGGCGGCACGACGGCATCGACGACCGCATCGAGCTGCGGCTCGGCCCTGCCGTGGAGACCCTGGCGGCGCTGCCCGACGACCCGCCGGTCGGCCGCCGACGACGACACCGAGGCGATCCGGGCGTTCAACGACGCGCTGGCGGTCGACGACCGGATCGAGGTCGTGATGCTCCCCCTCGGCGACGGCCTGACCATGGCCCGCAAGCGCTGACCCGAGCCGTCGCCTCTCCGGCGGCTCAGGTGAGGTTGGCGAACTTCTCCACGTGCTTGGTCTCGCCCGCGAGCAACAAGATGTCGCCGTCGCGGATGAGGGTGTCCGGGGTGGCATAG